In a genomic window of Cyanobacteria bacterium FACHB-DQ100:
- a CDS encoding SLBB domain-containing protein: protein MKLKLSPTRVSLLALGAFAAVVAQELARSDAKTPSATPPNKFNAKQNSAPPAAPLPDRVALSQPESLFSALPTISNPTAIAKPAVPANQPIVPPPPPTVAASLPNLGVTDVNQLPIDTIIEQTLKLPPPPPKVTVSADQSAPKAPTGAPKDVQGHRAQPSITAMMQQGIMKGYSDGTFRPDAPITDAQFKSITKQAATKSSTIASLKRPKDIVTRADAATYIHRQLLRASTIEKSQLVAQAPTSAPLPILNASDSAQLVNSTPASRPLPPATPPIAVSSDVDTADTDSYTLGAGDRIRVEIFNVPEYSKEYQVLVNGTLNLHRVGNVSVAGLTIRQAQSAIAARYSRLLKAPTVDVSLISARPVNVAIAGEVGKPGTYALSFGEGGKFPTVTKLIREAGGMNRSADARQVVVRRNGSQEIRLNMWELFTTGNIRQDLSLRDGDSIFIPAANSVNLAEVAQMADANFSISATQPVNVAVVGEVARPGPYIIKDQTPTLSSAIREAGGIKQLANLKEVKVRRNTRSGAPQTISVDLWQLLKSGDLKQDLVLQQGDTIEIPTALALNSEEARQLGDASFAPRSVKITVVGEVEKPGQVEVPMNTPLNQALLAAGGFTRQANRRRVELVRLNPNGSVSRQNVSIDLSRGIDEKGNPLLKDGDVLVIDRNGLAKTGDTLNNVLGPVLQVLPFRFLFGL, encoded by the coding sequence ATGAAGTTGAAGTTATCGCCGACTCGCGTATCACTCCTCGCTTTGGGTGCTTTTGCAGCAGTCGTGGCTCAAGAGCTAGCCCGCTCCGATGCAAAGACTCCGAGCGCCACACCGCCTAATAAATTTAACGCTAAGCAAAACTCCGCCCCTCCAGCCGCGCCCCTTCCCGATCGAGTCGCGCTTTCTCAGCCAGAAAGCCTGTTTTCTGCGCTCCCCACGATCTCAAATCCAACCGCGATCGCAAAGCCCGCAGTCCCAGCGAATCAACCGATCGTTCCGCCGCCGCCGCCAACCGTTGCTGCATCCTTGCCCAATCTGGGCGTGACCGATGTGAACCAACTGCCGATCGATACCATTATCGAGCAAACCCTGAAGCTTCCCCCGCCGCCGCCTAAAGTTACCGTCAGCGCGGATCAATCTGCTCCGAAAGCCCCAACAGGCGCTCCGAAGGATGTGCAGGGTCATCGCGCCCAGCCCAGCATCACGGCAATGATGCAGCAAGGCATCATGAAAGGCTACAGCGATGGGACATTCCGACCGGATGCCCCCATCACCGATGCTCAGTTCAAAAGCATCACCAAACAGGCAGCCACAAAATCGAGCACGATCGCATCGCTAAAACGCCCGAAAGACATCGTGACCCGCGCCGATGCTGCCACCTATATTCATCGGCAATTGCTCAGAGCCAGCACGATCGAGAAATCTCAATTGGTCGCTCAGGCTCCCACCTCGGCTCCATTACCGATCCTGAACGCTAGCGACTCGGCTCAACTGGTCAACAGCACGCCTGCAAGCCGTCCTCTACCCCCTGCAACTCCACCCATCGCCGTTTCATCTGATGTAGATACAGCGGATACTGACTCCTACACCTTGGGTGCGGGCGATCGCATCCGCGTCGAGATTTTCAACGTGCCAGAGTACAGCAAGGAATATCAAGTCCTTGTGAATGGAACACTGAATCTGCACCGGGTCGGCAACGTTTCAGTCGCCGGGTTAACGATTCGTCAGGCTCAAAGCGCGATCGCCGCTCGTTACTCCCGCCTGCTCAAAGCCCCCACCGTGGATGTCAGCCTGATCAGCGCCCGTCCTGTCAATGTGGCGATCGCCGGTGAAGTCGGCAAGCCCGGAACCTATGCGCTGTCGTTTGGCGAGGGTGGAAAATTTCCCACCGTGACGAAACTGATTCGCGAGGCAGGTGGCATGAATCGCTCTGCAGATGCGCGTCAGGTGGTCGTGCGGCGCAACGGCAGTCAGGAAATTCGCCTCAATATGTGGGAACTGTTTACCACGGGTAATATCCGCCAAGATTTGTCTCTGCGTGATGGAGATTCGATTTTCATTCCGGCGGCAAATTCGGTCAATCTAGCTGAAGTTGCACAAATGGCAGATGCCAACTTTAGCATCAGCGCGACTCAACCCGTTAATGTTGCTGTGGTTGGCGAAGTAGCGCGTCCAGGTCCTTACATCATTAAAGACCAAACTCCCACGCTGTCTAGCGCAATTCGAGAAGCAGGCGGCATCAAACAGCTTGCCAATCTAAAAGAAGTCAAAGTTCGTCGCAACACCCGCAGCGGCGCTCCTCAAACGATCAGCGTCGATCTCTGGCAATTGCTTAAATCCGGTGACCTCAAGCAGGATCTAGTGTTGCAGCAAGGCGACACGATCGAGATTCCAACCGCACTCGCGCTTAACTCAGAAGAAGCGAGACAGCTCGGTGATGCCAGCTTTGCCCCGAGGTCGGTCAAGATTACCGTAGTTGGCGAAGTTGAGAAGCCCGGTCAAGTCGAAGTGCCGATGAATACGCCACTGAATCAAGCCTTGCTTGCAGCAGGTGGATTTACGCGCCAAGCGAATCGTCGTCGGGTGGAATTGGTACGGCTCAATCCAAATGGCTCTGTGAGTCGTCAAAATGTCTCGATCGACCTGTCACGCGGAATCGATGAAAAAGGCAATCCGCTGTTAAAAGACGGTGACGTGCTGGTGATCGATCGCAATGGACTTGCAAAAACAGGCGATACGCTCAACAACGTTCTCGGGCCTGTGCTTCAAGTCTTGCCGTTCCGATTCTTATTTGGATTGTAA
- a CDS encoding AAA family ATPase — MENQIKTPLSPSEKNGKVPHAPEYLLVPDSTQADEDSGKLLEALRRKIPLIAGVTAATTAAAWAISWNQRPTYESGFQLLIEPVSLQNQQDRDPLGSAPSSNQDNVSYETQIAVLKSAKLLQPIAEQIAQRYPEIARENFAEKLTIERPADTKLIQVSYRDSDPDRIKFVLDKLAEGYLRYSQKERESNLSYGIAFVDRQIGETRKRVDNLQRQLQAFRQQNNFIAPESLAGQVTGQVQSIAQQKFQTDREIAEMRRQYGNLQGSDGARAALAADGAYQGVLNKLRDLEAKIATESTRFQGDTVEMRALQQQRASLVPVLRQEAQRVLGNQLSKVGSDLSVLETRRQVLDRADAYWNGEVQRLPVLTRIFTDLDRERTVATESLTRLLGTRENLQVQAAQKDIPWQLITPPSRPSQATDSPQRNIILGALAGLLLGSGAALLSDRLDRRVRRISDIKRLSKLPVLGVIPYEVKTPEVLKDLQIAQASTELAEGNAFTEAFRSLYTNLRLLNTDHPVRSLVVSSATPGDGKTTVALHLAQAAAAMGQRVLLVDADLRHPEIAERLEITNSKGLTELVAQSLNPQDVIQRLEALVTVSGGDEPMLGRTNFSILTSGKMPLDPTRLLSSQKMQRLNDYFKAMYDLVIFDAPPLLSYADSSLLATCTNGMLVVAGMGKTDQADLRQMLDTLQTARVPVLGIVATCSNAAAVED; from the coding sequence ATGGAAAACCAGATTAAAACACCGCTCTCTCCCTCCGAAAAAAACGGCAAAGTTCCCCACGCTCCAGAATACTTGCTGGTGCCTGACTCCACACAAGCTGACGAAGATTCGGGGAAACTGCTAGAAGCACTGCGCCGCAAAATTCCGCTGATCGCAGGCGTGACTGCTGCAACGACTGCTGCAGCTTGGGCAATCTCATGGAATCAGCGACCCACTTATGAAAGCGGGTTCCAGCTTCTGATTGAACCGGTCAGCCTTCAAAACCAGCAAGACCGCGATCCCTTGGGATCGGCTCCGTCCTCCAATCAAGACAACGTCAGTTACGAGACTCAGATTGCGGTGCTGAAAAGCGCGAAGCTGCTGCAACCGATCGCCGAGCAAATCGCCCAGCGCTACCCAGAAATCGCCAGGGAAAACTTTGCGGAAAAGCTGACGATCGAGCGCCCAGCCGACACCAAGCTAATTCAAGTCAGCTACCGCGACTCTGATCCCGATCGCATCAAATTTGTCCTCGACAAACTAGCAGAAGGCTATCTGAGATACAGCCAGAAAGAGCGTGAAAGTAATCTCAGCTATGGCATTGCCTTTGTCGATCGTCAAATTGGTGAAACCCGCAAACGGGTAGACAATCTGCAACGTCAGCTTCAAGCCTTTCGGCAGCAGAATAACTTCATCGCGCCGGAATCGCTTGCAGGACAAGTCACTGGACAAGTTCAATCGATCGCGCAGCAAAAATTCCAGACCGACAGGGAAATTGCGGAGATGCGGCGGCAGTATGGCAACCTCCAAGGGAGCGATGGTGCGAGGGCAGCGCTTGCTGCTGATGGGGCTTATCAAGGCGTTCTAAACAAGCTGCGCGACCTTGAAGCAAAGATCGCCACCGAATCGACGCGCTTTCAGGGTGACACCGTGGAAATGAGAGCCTTGCAGCAGCAGCGGGCTAGTCTTGTGCCAGTCCTGCGGCAAGAAGCGCAGCGCGTGTTGGGCAATCAATTATCCAAAGTCGGCTCGGATCTCTCGGTCCTGGAAACGCGGCGGCAGGTGTTAGACCGCGCTGACGCTTACTGGAACGGAGAAGTGCAGCGCTTGCCTGTTCTAACGCGCATCTTTACCGATCTCGATCGTGAACGCACTGTTGCGACCGAAAGTTTAACTCGCTTGCTTGGCACTCGTGAGAATCTCCAAGTGCAAGCCGCCCAAAAGGACATTCCCTGGCAACTGATTACTCCACCGAGTCGTCCTAGCCAAGCTACAGACTCGCCGCAGCGCAACATTATTCTAGGGGCACTGGCAGGGTTGCTGTTGGGATCGGGGGCAGCGCTGCTGTCCGATCGACTCGATCGTCGAGTTCGCCGCATTTCGGATATCAAACGGCTCTCCAAGCTGCCGGTCTTGGGCGTAATTCCGTATGAAGTCAAAACGCCCGAAGTGCTGAAAGATCTACAAATCGCGCAGGCCTCCACCGAACTCGCTGAGGGGAATGCCTTTACTGAAGCCTTCCGATCGCTCTACACCAACCTCCGCTTACTGAATACCGATCATCCAGTGCGATCGCTGGTCGTTAGTTCTGCGACACCCGGAGATGGTAAAACCACGGTTGCCCTGCATTTAGCGCAAGCGGCAGCCGCCATGGGACAGCGAGTGTTACTGGTCGATGCGGATCTGCGTCACCCAGAGATTGCCGAACGATTAGAGATTACAAACAGTAAAGGCTTGACCGAACTGGTTGCTCAGAGCTTGAATCCTCAAGATGTCATTCAGCGGCTTGAAGCGCTAGTCACGGTGAGCGGAGGCGATGAACCCATGCTGGGACGCACCAATTTTTCGATTCTCACCAGTGGGAAAATGCCCCTTGATCCGACTCGGTTACTATCGTCCCAAAAGATGCAGCGTTTGAATGACTATTTCAAAGCGATGTATGATCTGGTGATTTTTGATGCACCCCCGCTTCTGAGCTATGCCGATAGTAGCTTGCTTGCTACCTGCACCAACGGAATGCTCGTCGTTGCCGGAATGGGTAAAACGGATCAAGCCGACCTGAGACAAATGTTAGACACATTACAAACTGCGCGAGTTCCGGTACTGGGGATCGTTGCGACGTGCAGTAATGCAGCCGCTGTCGAAGATTGA
- a CDS encoding alpha-amylase: MSEPNGVMMQYFHWYLPSDGTFWNELAEKSKELAEVGVTSLWLPPAYKGVGGGYEVGYGVYDLYDLGEFEQHGSVRTKYGTKDEYLNAIKAAQAAGIRVYADIVFNHRMGADQQEEIEATPLSPDNRSEAIGEYKPVKAWTHFTFAGRGGKYSEMEWHWWHFDAIDYDEYEKHRQAVYLLKGKEFDDNVDLEKGNFDYLMGCDIDMNHPEVREELKRWGEWYLDTTGVDGFRFDAAKHVKAPFFQEWLEHMRQYAQRNLFAVGEYWSYEVEALHYFIEATQGTVALFDAPLHFNFHVASQSGDSYDMRQIFDNTLVQQQPALAVTMVENHDSQPLQALESPVEPWFKPLAYALILLRCEGYPCLFYPDYYGAHYRDNGNDGNEHEVWLDCHRWLIDKFLYARREYAYGDQYNYFDHSNLVGWTRLGNEAHPGGMAVVMSNGDGGSKWMEVGQPDRTYIDITEHVQEPVTTNAEGWGEFGCNGGSVSVWVPQS; this comes from the coding sequence ATGTCTGAACCGAATGGCGTGATGATGCAGTACTTTCATTGGTACTTGCCGAGTGATGGAACATTCTGGAATGAACTAGCAGAAAAGTCTAAAGAACTTGCAGAAGTTGGGGTCACGTCGCTCTGGTTGCCTCCGGCTTATAAAGGAGTTGGAGGCGGGTATGAAGTCGGGTATGGGGTTTATGACCTCTACGACTTGGGCGAATTCGAGCAGCATGGCTCGGTACGGACAAAGTACGGTACCAAAGACGAATACCTAAACGCAATCAAAGCGGCTCAGGCAGCAGGCATTCGGGTCTATGCGGATATTGTTTTTAATCACCGCATGGGTGCCGATCAGCAAGAGGAAATTGAAGCAACCCCATTGAGTCCCGACAACCGTAGTGAAGCGATCGGCGAATACAAGCCCGTCAAAGCTTGGACGCATTTCACCTTCGCGGGTCGCGGCGGCAAATACTCCGAGATGGAATGGCACTGGTGGCACTTTGACGCGATCGACTACGACGAGTATGAGAAACACAGACAAGCGGTGTATCTGCTCAAGGGCAAGGAATTCGATGACAATGTAGACCTAGAGAAAGGCAATTTTGACTATCTCATGGGCTGCGATATCGACATGAATCACCCGGAAGTGCGCGAAGAATTGAAGCGCTGGGGTGAGTGGTATCTCGACACAACCGGAGTCGATGGTTTTCGATTTGATGCTGCTAAGCACGTAAAAGCGCCGTTCTTTCAGGAATGGCTGGAACACATGCGGCAGTACGCTCAGCGCAACCTGTTCGCGGTGGGTGAATACTGGTCGTATGAAGTGGAAGCGCTGCATTACTTCATTGAGGCGACTCAGGGAACTGTTGCACTGTTTGATGCGCCGTTGCACTTCAACTTCCATGTGGCAAGCCAATCGGGCGATAGTTATGATATGCGCCAGATCTTTGATAACACCTTGGTACAGCAGCAGCCTGCTTTGGCAGTGACGATGGTCGAGAACCACGATTCTCAGCCGCTACAGGCGCTAGAGTCTCCCGTCGAACCTTGGTTTAAGCCGTTAGCTTATGCGCTGATTCTGCTGCGCTGCGAAGGCTATCCTTGTCTGTTTTACCCTGATTATTATGGGGCGCACTATCGCGATAATGGCAACGATGGCAACGAGCATGAAGTGTGGCTAGATTGTCATCGCTGGCTGATCGATAAGTTTCTGTATGCGCGGCGCGAGTATGCTTACGGCGATCAATACAACTACTTTGATCATTCTAATTTGGTCGGCTGGACGCGCTTAGGAAATGAAGCGCATCCGGGCGGAATGGCAGTGGTGATGAGCAACGGAGACGGCGGCAGTAAGTGGATGGAGGTGGGACAGCCCGATCGTACCTATATCGATATCACCGAACACGTTCAAGAACCTGTGACGACCAATGCAGAAGGCTGGGGTGAGTTCGGGTGTAACGGTGGATCGGTTTCGGTTTGGGTGCCGCAATCTTAG
- a CDS encoding carbohydrate porin: MLNPARNWKLWLAAPAVLFWVQSAQASEKLQAPVLEATPAQATPAEPVAAHKLKSDAKDVTPNFDSVNSVAALEADAPAAGMEQVTSVSQFTDVRPTDWAFQALQSLVERYGCIAGYPDRTFRGNRATTRYEFAAGLNACLNRINELIAASTADLVKKEDLATLQKLQEQFAAELATIRGRVDALEARTTTLEKQQFSTTTKLSGGLWINPTIARSTGDVRFEGVPGSAADTRFAGARTAGGAPISAIAPDPEPTLSFLTWLTLNTSFTGRDSLVTQLAAGNGISPYNQYASAGFFNATGVPFFDQTAGTVNGRSDIVIRDFFYTFPVNEGIKVTVGPRINWYRHFDGNRFLNVFASGASFDTSNSTQTNTIDRGSGLVVEAQLGRQFRLALGYLGENTEFLPSQFGFNTSSNPAFGLFGGTNTASAELTFSPSDTFNLRLQYNYSRIQAYGGQVGGAIGEPIPYGYLDAGPGFSVLQPDGSVTGGGLKYAYASMFGVNFDWLVTPGIGLFGRYSFANTRLNPVNGLVRTQSFQVGAAFPDLGKKGAQATVAFLMPMDITRGRQFFASGGGDGGTQYQLEASYFYPLSNNIAIVPTFYAIFNANNFNSNPTVYVGNIRTQFSF; encoded by the coding sequence ATGTTGAATCCTGCTCGCAACTGGAAGCTGTGGTTAGCAGCTCCAGCGGTCTTGTTTTGGGTGCAGTCGGCGCAAGCGTCCGAAAAACTGCAAGCTCCGGTCTTAGAAGCAACCCCGGCACAGGCGACTCCCGCCGAACCTGTTGCAGCCCACAAGCTCAAGTCTGACGCGAAAGACGTAACGCCTAACTTCGACTCAGTGAATAGCGTTGCTGCACTGGAAGCAGATGCACCTGCAGCCGGAATGGAGCAAGTGACCTCGGTTTCTCAATTCACCGATGTTCGACCGACAGATTGGGCATTTCAAGCCTTGCAGTCTTTAGTCGAGCGTTATGGCTGTATCGCTGGATATCCCGATCGTACCTTCCGGGGCAATCGGGCAACCACACGCTATGAATTTGCCGCAGGTTTGAATGCCTGCCTCAATCGCATCAACGAACTGATCGCCGCTTCTACGGCGGATTTGGTTAAAAAAGAAGACCTCGCGACTCTGCAAAAACTGCAAGAGCAGTTTGCCGCAGAATTAGCAACGATTCGGGGTCGTGTGGATGCGCTCGAAGCTCGCACCACAACGCTAGAAAAACAGCAATTCTCAACCACAACGAAGCTCTCTGGTGGTCTATGGATTAACCCGACCATTGCGCGGAGTACCGGAGATGTGCGATTTGAGGGGGTTCCCGGTTCAGCAGCAGATACACGATTTGCAGGAGCAAGAACGGCAGGTGGCGCACCGATTTCGGCGATCGCGCCCGATCCAGAGCCAACGCTCAGCTTCCTCACCTGGCTCACGCTCAACACCTCATTCACCGGAAGAGATAGCCTAGTAACGCAGCTAGCAGCAGGCAATGGCATCTCTCCATACAATCAGTACGCCTCAGCTGGATTCTTTAATGCGACGGGGGTTCCGTTCTTTGACCAAACCGCCGGAACGGTCAACGGACGCAGTGATATTGTGATTCGGGACTTTTTCTACACCTTCCCCGTTAACGAGGGGATCAAAGTTACGGTTGGGCCTCGGATTAACTGGTATCGCCATTTCGACGGCAACCGCTTCCTCAACGTCTTTGCGTCAGGCGCGAGCTTCGACACCTCAAACAGCACTCAGACCAACACCATCGATCGTGGCTCTGGACTGGTCGTAGAAGCACAACTCGGCCGTCAGTTCCGCTTGGCGTTGGGCTACTTAGGCGAGAACACCGAGTTTCTACCGTCTCAATTCGGCTTCAACACCTCAAGCAATCCGGCGTTTGGACTGTTCGGCGGCACTAACACGGCTTCAGCAGAACTGACCTTCTCACCCAGCGATACGTTTAATCTGCGCTTGCAGTATAACTACTCGCGGATTCAGGCATACGGTGGACAAGTCGGAGGCGCGATCGGTGAACCGATTCCTTATGGATATTTGGATGCAGGCCCGGGTTTCTCGGTGCTGCAACCCGATGGCAGCGTCACGGGCGGCGGACTGAAATATGCTTACGCCAGTATGTTTGGTGTGAACTTCGATTGGCTGGTTACTCCTGGAATTGGTTTGTTTGGTCGCTATAGTTTTGCCAATACGCGACTCAATCCGGTAAATGGTTTAGTGCGGACACAATCCTTTCAAGTCGGTGCTGCCTTCCCAGATTTAGGCAAGAAGGGCGCACAAGCGACAGTCGCATTCTTGATGCCGATGGATATTACACGGGGTCGTCAATTCTTCGCTTCTGGCGGTGGGGATGGTGGAACGCAGTATCAGCTTGAGGCTTCGTACTTCTATCCGCTCAGCAACAACATTGCGATCGTGCCAACGTTCTACGCGATTTTCAATGCCAACAACTTCAACAGCAACCCGACCGTTTATGTCGGTAACATTCGCACCCAGTTTAGCTTTTAG
- a CDS encoding M48 family metallopeptidase: protein MPNYPGISSEAFRHPLDRQAEQALRSVPGFDLVARKFVEFVYERPRYIYLMGNSVQVGVRQFSTVYQIFRECLQSLDITPEPALFVSQAPSVNAFALGQEKPCVVLNSALLDLLSETELRSVIAHELGHLKCGHTTLTQMAMWMNFAIAGLADLTFGLSNFISTGLMLAFYEWLRKAELSADRASLLVMDELNPTLNGMMRLAGGSLKYAHEMSLEELIKQSDRYQALDDDQLNQLYKFSLYNDVSNGVFLSHPFTIERIRYLQEWAASPEFQNIRQGNYVRVGAEGAVNVEPHNEEADRLKRQIEELQREIDRIRRSQ from the coding sequence ATGCCAAACTATCCCGGAATTTCGAGTGAAGCCTTTCGTCATCCGCTCGATCGACAAGCAGAACAAGCACTGCGGAGCGTACCCGGATTTGATCTGGTGGCTCGAAAGTTTGTGGAGTTTGTCTACGAACGTCCTCGCTACATCTACTTGATGGGTAACTCAGTTCAGGTGGGAGTTCGACAGTTCTCAACGGTTTATCAAATCTTTCGCGAATGCTTGCAGAGCTTAGATATTACACCTGAACCTGCCTTGTTTGTGTCACAAGCGCCATCAGTGAATGCGTTTGCACTTGGACAAGAAAAACCTTGCGTCGTGTTAAATAGTGCATTGTTAGATTTGCTCTCTGAAACCGAGCTCCGATCGGTAATCGCTCATGAACTCGGACATCTTAAATGTGGACATACGACGCTGACACAGATGGCAATGTGGATGAATTTTGCGATCGCAGGCTTAGCAGATCTCACCTTTGGTCTGAGTAACTTCATCAGTACGGGCTTAATGTTGGCGTTTTATGAATGGTTGAGAAAAGCAGAACTCTCCGCCGATCGCGCTTCACTCTTAGTAATGGATGAACTCAATCCAACCCTCAACGGCATGATGCGACTCGCCGGAGGTTCACTAAAATATGCTCACGAAATGAGCTTGGAGGAACTGATCAAGCAAAGCGATCGCTATCAAGCATTGGATGATGATCAATTAAATCAGCTCTACAAATTCTCGCTCTATAACGATGTATCAAATGGTGTATTTCTATCGCATCCATTTACGATCGAACGCATTCGATATTTGCAGGAGTGGGCAGCTTCTCCTGAGTTCCAAAACATCCGCCAGGGGAACTATGTACGAGTCGGAGCAGAAGGAGCCGTGAACGTTGAGCCGCACAACGAGGAAGCCGATCGGCTAAAGCGACAGATCGAAGAATTGCAGCGAGAAATCGATCGCATTCGACGATCGCAATAA
- a CDS encoding Uma2 family endonuclease, whose protein sequence is MNIIQIPTETWVAASWQEYLETIENPAFEKAKSYYHDHRFRIEMPPLGHDHAADNTIANFAVTLFCTLKEIPAKGLTNCTFRKAGVREAQPDLAYYLNENAEIVPWGTAIIDLDRFPPPDLVIEIANTSLSDDQGEKRLLYEDLQVKEYWIFDVRNVRVLAFAIENQGSRRITESLVLPTLPIALLQEALQRSRQQNQSQVGAWLLSEFNRL, encoded by the coding sequence ATGAACATCATTCAAATTCCAACAGAGACTTGGGTTGCTGCAAGCTGGCAGGAATATTTAGAAACGATCGAGAATCCAGCTTTTGAGAAGGCGAAAAGTTATTATCACGATCACAGATTTAGGATTGAAATGCCCCCACTTGGACACGATCATGCGGCGGACAACACGATCGCAAACTTTGCAGTAACATTGTTTTGTACGTTGAAGGAAATTCCCGCGAAAGGACTGACTAACTGTACATTTCGCAAAGCAGGTGTTCGAGAAGCACAGCCAGATTTAGCGTACTACCTGAATGAAAACGCAGAAATTGTGCCTTGGGGAACAGCCATCATCGATCTCGATCGCTTTCCTCCGCCAGATTTAGTCATCGAAATTGCCAACACTTCCTTATCGGATGATCAGGGTGAAAAACGGCTCTTATACGAGGATTTGCAGGTAAAAGAGTATTGGATTTTTGATGTCAGAAACGTTCGCGTTCTGGCATTTGCGATCGAAAATCAAGGTAGTCGTCGGATTACAGAGTCTTTAGTTCTACCAACATTACCGATCGCACTGCTTCAAGAAGCACTCCAACGCAGTCGTCAGCAAAATCAAAGCCAGGTTGGTGCCTGGCTACTATCAGAATTTAATCGGTTGTAG
- a CDS encoding DUF1517 domain-containing protein, with protein MFIQPFRLLCATIASSVVLNSVQIPLLLRSELLIDSAAYAARSGGRSGGGSFSRPSGSSSNRSSGGSNRSSGSDSGGSVAPRSGGYYGGGYYGGGYGGSHSSGSAVLWLIVGLMLIGGTALAIWVWFILKAGKQGGGELENDVVTVTEVQVGLLAEGRAIQSQLAEIVQQADTETIEGLHAELQEAVLALLRMPENWSHVRASSQTVKTREEAEKLFNQQSIVERSKYTTETLTNANGKLVQKDFELDPDKDPASYIVVTLLVGTADDKPLFSELRTTEALTEVLTQLSSLNMDYLLRFELQWTPQVEGDSLTYDEMLMEYPEMLQI; from the coding sequence ATGTTTATCCAACCATTCCGCCTGCTGTGTGCCACGATCGCGAGTTCTGTCGTTCTGAACTCAGTTCAAATCCCGTTGCTGTTGCGCTCTGAACTGTTGATTGATTCTGCTGCCTACGCAGCACGCAGCGGTGGGCGGAGTGGAGGTGGCTCGTTTAGCCGTCCTTCGGGAAGTTCTAGTAACCGTTCTTCGGGAGGTTCTAATCGCAGTAGTGGCTCTGATTCCGGTGGATCTGTGGCTCCTCGATCGGGTGGGTACTATGGTGGCGGGTATTATGGCGGAGGTTACGGTGGTAGCCACTCCAGCGGCAGTGCTGTTCTGTGGCTGATTGTGGGATTGATGCTCATCGGAGGAACAGCGCTAGCCATTTGGGTTTGGTTTATTCTCAAGGCAGGCAAGCAGGGAGGCGGCGAGCTTGAAAACGATGTCGTGACGGTGACAGAGGTTCAAGTTGGCTTACTTGCAGAAGGTCGCGCGATTCAATCGCAGTTAGCGGAGATTGTTCAACAAGCCGATACGGAGACGATCGAGGGACTTCACGCCGAATTACAAGAAGCGGTGTTGGCGCTATTGAGAATGCCGGAAAACTGGAGCCATGTCCGTGCAAGTTCGCAGACGGTGAAGACCCGCGAAGAAGCGGAGAAATTGTTTAATCAACAATCGATCGTAGAACGCAGCAAGTACACTACAGAAACGCTGACTAATGCGAACGGTAAACTGGTGCAAAAAGACTTTGAGCTTGATCCAGACAAAGATCCTGCTTCTTACATTGTGGTGACGTTATTGGTGGGAACCGCAGACGATAAGCCTTTGTTTTCTGAACTCCGAACTACTGAAGCACTCACAGAAGTTCTGACTCAGCTTTCAAGCCTTAACATGGATTATCTGCTCAGGTTTGAACTACAATGGACACCGCAGGTTGAAGGCGATAGTCTCACTTACGACGAGATGCTGATGGAATACCCCGAAATGCTGCAAATTTAG
- the trmD gene encoding tRNA (guanosine(37)-N1)-methyltransferase TrmD, whose product MRFDIVTLFPDFFESPLSSGLLGKALAKNIAEVHLINPRDFAIDKHRRVDDEPYGGGVGMLIKPEPIFAAVESLPILPRREVIFVTPQGEPMQQSMLKEFATNLEQIVIICGHYEGVDERVMSLVTREVSLGDFVLTCGEIPALALLNGTIRLLPGAIGKEDSLKYESFEAGLLDYPQYTRPPVFRGLEVPAVLRSGNHAAIDRWRTEQQIERTRIRRPDLYADWLKESEQIKKKVNLE is encoded by the coding sequence ATGCGCTTCGATATTGTGACGTTATTTCCCGATTTCTTTGAGTCGCCGCTCAGTTCTGGGTTGTTGGGGAAAGCGTTGGCTAAAAATATTGCTGAAGTTCATTTGATCAATCCGCGTGATTTTGCGATCGATAAGCATCGGCGGGTTGACGATGAGCCTTATGGCGGTGGAGTGGGGATGCTAATTAAGCCGGAGCCAATTTTCGCGGCGGTGGAATCCCTCCCAATTTTACCGAGGCGCGAGGTGATATTTGTGACACCCCAAGGGGAGCCAATGCAGCAATCCATGCTGAAAGAATTTGCCACAAACTTGGAGCAAATTGTCATCATTTGCGGACATTATGAAGGAGTAGACGAGCGAGTGATGAGTTTAGTCACTCGTGAGGTGTCGCTCGGAGATTTTGTGTTGACTTGTGGAGAAATTCCAGCGTTGGCATTACTAAATGGCACAATTCGACTGTTACCCGGTGCGATCGGTAAAGAAGATTCACTCAAATATGAAAGTTTTGAAGCCGGACTGCTCGATTATCCGCAATATACTCGTCCGCCTGTGTTTAGAGGATTAGAGGTGCCTGCTGTTCTGCGATCGGGCAATCATGCCGCCATCGATCGCTGGCGCACCGAACAACAAATCGAACGCACTCGGATTCGCCGTCCAGATTTATATGCTGATTGGCTGAAAGAATCTGAGCAAATCAAAAAAAAGGTCAATCTCGAATAA